TAGTCATAGCAGGGGTAAAAGACAACGTTAAATAGAGGCTGCTAGAGAGTACAGGATTTGTCGAAGGTACTTTCCCAATAAAATACCTCGGGCTGCCACTGTCTCACAAGAAATGGAGCAATATGGAATGCCATCAGCTATGTCTTAAGATCACTGAGAAGACGGGGTCTCCGCAACTAGGCACCTATCGTATGCAGGTCGAATCCAGGTAATTAATTCAGTGCTTCTCTCCCTGTATAATTTTTAGGGATCAGTATTCCTACTTCCTCAGAGTGTATTGGAAATGGTGGACAAACAATGTAGAGAGTTCCTATGGGGATCTAAAGAGAAGGGAAGGAAAATTGCACTAGTAGCTTGGCAAGACCTTTGTTGGCCAAAGAAACAGGGTGGGTTGAACATGAAGAACTGTAGACTGTGGAATATAGCAACTGTTGGTAAGCTAATATGGCAATTTATGCATAGCAAGGAGCAATTGTGGGTAAGATGGGTGCATGGCATTTATATGAAGGACGAGGCAGATTTTTGGAATCACATCCCAAAACAAGACTGTAGCTGGTACTGGAAACAACTCCACAAGATAAAAATGGGAATGATCAGCTGGTACTCCCACGATAGGTATTGCCTCACCAGCAACGGCAAGTATTCTGTGACAAGGGGATATCTTGCACTGCTTGGCGATAGGCCAAAACTGGCAGACACTGACCTGATTTGGAGTAAGATCTTGCTACCTAAACACAGAGCGGTGGTATGGCTGGCAGTGCAGCAACGACTACTAACACGAACAAGGCTGAACCGATTGGGCATTGAATGTGAGGACGATATGTGTGTGCTGTGCGATGCGCAGAAGCAAGAAGATGCGGTGCACCTTTTTGTGGACTGCGATTGGGCCAA
The nucleotide sequence above comes from Lycium barbarum isolate Lr01 chromosome 3, ASM1917538v2, whole genome shotgun sequence. Encoded proteins:
- the LOC132634199 gene encoding uncharacterized protein LOC132634199, with protein sequence MFSIKANKSPGPDGYEGGFYREAWDIVGDEVCEAVLEFFASGKMLKQINATMISIIPKVEKPVQEKEGYDKVIQSHSPLRPGYGGSVFLLPQSVLEMVDKQCREFLWGSKEKGRKIALVAWQDLCWPKKQGGLNMKNCRLWNIATVGKLIWQFMHSKEQLWVRWVHGIYMKDEADFWNHIPKQDCSWYWKQLHKIKMGMISWYSHDRYCLTSNGKYSVTRGYLALLGDRPKLADTDLIWSKILLPKHRAVVWLAVQQRLLTRTRLNRLGIECEDDMCVLCDAQKQEDAVHLFVDCDWAKELWAEAQDWMGIKVQLGSVQQTLQQIKQKRWSKFKREIVAAGYGAVIYHIWRARNGKIFKGQTVHRDFVMQQIKMTVRERINMFRDYKTARKCAWFLARICN